The genomic segment TGATAACGAACTCTGAATACCTCACTCAATCAGACATCAATCCAACTCATATAAAGGGCTCAATTTCTCTTAAATAAAAAGAGTTTAAGCTTATCCAAACATTTTATATACCTATCTTTTTAACTAACTGATTTAAACATCAAAAACTAAATCAAAAAATTCGTCCCCACTTCCTTTCACAAGTATAACTCTTTCACAAGCACGTTCACCggtatttctcttttcttagGGTCATGGACCAGACAAGACAGCTACAACAGAGATGCCACAGGAGCAGCTCTTGATTTTCGTGTGGCTTTAATTGTCACTAATCCATCTTGTTCTCATCCTGTTCCATTTCCCCATATGTATATCTCCTAGATATGTGCTCTGAtcgttttttttatataaaaattctgtaaaattaattattatttattaaagctAATAAGATAGTTAATAACTACAACTCAACTTAACTTATTAGCAATGTACTTAGCAATGTGGAAATTGTGATGAGTATTTTGCTTCAATGCAAACATAAAGAAGCCACATccttaacaatttttttatataaaaattcaattcataTAGTTAAATATCAGTTTACACTATAGAACTTGACAACTTGTCTACAAATATAAGTATAAAACTTTGGATTATTTGGGTGTTTTGGGTTTAAAAATCTTCGATATATAAGAGCATGAAAAATATgtagcatctcctgataaaagGAGCAAATGCTGTGCAATTGTATACGAGAGGATCCCATATTGCGCAAGGAAAGGAAGGAaggacaaattaattaatttgaagagaCCATATATTATCCATCCAGTCATAACTCAACAAAAGCAACAATCATGAAAGAGACAGCAGAAGTTCAAGTAGATAGGTTGACCTTGATAATAATGGTCTCATCATATAACCCAAAaccaaaaagataaaagaaaaagtggACGGGGCGGGCTACATAGATAAAAAGGAAAGGATGAAAAGGTTAATTAACCATATATGCAATTGGAGGAGGCTACCGATGAACTCACCATCCGTGCAATCTCTTTGTATTTATCTTCATGATCACACACACATAGtggtgggggaggggggtggAGACTTGAGGGAAAAGAGGTCGGGTAGCCAATGATATCAGTTATATTGAGGGGCCTACAGGAAGTGGCTTTTGACAATTGCTTTGTGTGGTGGTGGTGCTTGCTTTAGGGTTTTGGTACTTAAGGGAGAAATATATAAGTGGGAAGGAAGGAATGCGTTGTTTCTAAGCTGACTAATAAGAAGTGGAAgccaaaaagagaaaatggaaaCAATCCAGCAaaacttcaaaagaaaaaaaaaggagttaGAAAAGATAAGGTGGGCAAGCATCTATATATAAAGttcatatagagagagagagagagagatgaaagcTCTGCCTTACCttttaacacacacacacaaccaTATATATGTAGCTCATTTGCCTTTCTTTGCTGGTTACTTGACTTGGCTCATTTGCGTTAGGATCCTCACGCGGTTAATTTCTGGTCAAAACCTTGTCTTCTAGTGcactttatcttttcttgtttttaaaggtaaaaattatagaataaatgatgaattttgagctttgttttaattttataataaaattttgtttttaataatatatcaaatttagtatttaactttaatttttataggaCAATTAACATTTGATGTGAATGAttatatgaaaaacttatattttatgtaatgtatatgtacacatatatatatatatagatagagagagaagattactggcattattattattattattaagaaattataccattctatataaaaatatgataaattattaattattagtaaattttactcctcatgtatattatattatggtGGGGTCCCAcatctttcttttgctttctgtAAATCATATATGGAGGAAGCCAGATGTATCAGAATTTTTACCAAAGTGATTGTGACTTTTAGGTGGCTCAAGAAGGCTGGACAAGTATCCACGGATGTGTCTATTCATCCAAACTTTTCACTACTTATTAGTGCCCCACTCATCCTCGTGTTTCCCACacatttttttactaaaaagtaaaaatgtacatataaaattatttttgtatattaaaaaataactattaatataaataataatattttataagttttgTGAGTAATTTCAacaaaattttctataaatattaaaaaatattattggtatcATAAAAGTTATGTTCTAGTTAAATATTTCaccattaaataataataatgtccttttctattattttacattcttcttcttcttatggGAAGAAAGGCAAAACTAAAGCTGGTGGGTGGTGGCCAATCATGTCTCTGTCTACCTGAtcatattcataaatatatatatatatatatttaaatagaaGAAGTTGGAGAAtttaatgagttttttttaaatttattagaagtttaataaattttaatatttaataattaatttctaataatcaataaatcaataaatttagAGGAACCATTGAGTTGCCCAACCACTCTCTCCATGGCAAAGGGGtgttgtttaaattaaatagaaccGAAAATTGCTCCCTCCTAGGAAGAGGCTTGTCCATGACAAAAGAGGAGGTTTCTTCAATTCGTTAATGAAAAGGTGTCTATGATTATACTTTTTGTCCACGGGAGTGTGAGCTTTAGAGCTTGAAGAAAAGTTTGCTCCTTTTTCTATATGGTCTCTGGCTGATCTATATCTAGAAGATGCTCACAAGTTGGTCCTCCCCCTCTCTCTAGAATCTGCTTTTGAGAGTTGTTGAGAGAGGTGACTGAAGCCAAACATGTATGCATGGCAGCAGCTGGTCCATCATCAAGGCCAAGCCGCAGCAAATGTTTgcttgaatttaattttggtttttcaGAGTGATCAAAGAAAGCTCCTTTTCCATCCATTTTTGTTTGTGCGCTCTTTTGAGCCACTTTGAACATCGCTCAAAACTTTATATTTTCCCAattctatatataattattagttatttcttcttcttcttcttcttcttcttcttcttcttcttcttaattaattaataattatttgttatatGCTGATATAATTAAGAGTTTTATTTTCTAGAAGAACAGAAAAGGGTGTTAAATATTATTCATGTGGCAATGGTTACAGGCCTACTTTATGTATATGTACTTGGGGGGAAACCATCTTTAAGTTTGTTGAAAACGACTCCTCACATTTATTTCTCCTTTTCTGAAAGCAGAACTTGTGGAAGATGAAATTCCCTTTGTCCAGAGCCCATACAAAATGGAAATGCTTTTCTATATCATATATACTTAAAGCATTTTTGTACCGACTGCCATCAGAAAAGATAAGTAATGCCTTTGTTCTACAATAGCTGTTGTCTTCTGTTTGGACAATTTAATAATATCTGCAGAATAAGGAGATCAGTTCTCAAAGCTAAATTGAACACTAGTACTAATCATCTGTCTCTTTCTATCTCACAGCTTGCTTGGGGATGAGGAGGATCAATTTGTTTTATTAGAACCCaattcatcaattaattaagaatGATAAAGTTGAATACATCGATCTCATCTTTCCTTTGGAACCATTTGTTTATATAGCTGTGCCAAGTTTGGAAATTGGAATCTTCAATGATTCACTATGAACTACACCAAATGAAAAGATTTGGAGCGCTCTGTGGAATGGACCTTGTCAACTTGAATTGGTATTTCGAAATAGTGACCCAGAGAAGTAGAGAAGCTATAAaccaaattatttgaatttattttatgagttgaCTTGTCAGAGCGGAATTAAGCTTTTAAAACCCGTAATTATAGtggttttcttcaaaattaagaTTCAGACATCTCTAGCTAGAAATGAGTGCACACGTTATGTACAAATTCTTATGGATTTTCTTGAtacacttaattaatttataagtaTTACTAgtgtttaataaaattatttatgtatatacatatatgtttagaatataataaaaaaaaaactcaaatttactATGAAACGTACAAAATGTTTAAATACAGATGCGggataaaaaaagagagagaatctgGTTGTCAGGCACATGATCTTTGTTTCAAGTACAACTTAAACAGAAGATCTCTGCTACCAATCTTCAGCTTCAGGCttaaattttgaagaatttgaaGAGAAGCAGTACAGTACAGGGGTTATTAATGGGCTTAAACCGAAGATAATCTAAGTTGGGCTTAATTCAATATTAGACCCATTTGGTCCTCAGCCCCTCTAAGCATGTCATCTTTTTACGTGAAAATAacagtcaatatatatatattatatataatattttggttattttcttgcTTACCTTCTTGTTATTTATGACATAATTAAACATTCTATTCAGTCGATGAATCAGGTTAGGAGTATCTTGGGCTATAACAACGATCCAACGGTGAAGATCAACTCTATGTGAAAGTTGATTAGAAGCAACACAGGTGATTAGCCCACTTAAGTAAGAGAGTGGGCCCACGTCAGTGTAAAATCTGGTCCTGGATTGATTATGGAGTTGGCTGTACAGTCGTCGGAGAGGCTGCAATTATCCTCTGCGCTGCAACCGGCTGTACACGTGGCAGAACTCGCGATTGAGACaatacaattgaaattttaggGCCCCAgataaagaatttattttaaggttatattattatatatatgttgtcgTCTTCACTAGTGTTCCTGCAATCGGCACCCAGACAATCCGTGCAATCGTCCGGTTGgattcctttttttatttttctcttctttacgtaattcttttgttttcttataagCACATGCCACCACactaatcatttaaaatataaaagacaaaTTCTACTCACATTGATAagccatttttttaaaaaaaaaaagataaattattaaaaaatttctaaacttTGTCTCatgtgaattttaattttattaaatacatatttaaacTTTTATAATTGTGACAATTACATAACACCCTTAAATTTAAACTCACAAAGCaacttttatctaaaaataaaatttcttacttttacaaaaattcatcataaaatcaaaaaagggaatttttttttttaaaaaaaaagataaactgCAGTTGGATCCTTCCATTACTAAtcatgtcacttaaagtctaattaagtaaaaattaattttaattttaactgaagaaaataaaaaccaataTTAAACACAGAAAATGCAGAAGAGTAGAACTTCTTCTTGAGCCAGGCAACCCAAaggtttctttgtttttttttttttccttgcttaaatttaatgttaatttcaattaattattatttaattaatttaatttatcttaagTAGTGTTTAAATGGCGGTGTGAGAAATGAAGGGTTGGAAtgcaattttattatttttttcaaatttctcattttttgattttttgatgaatttttgtaaaaacagaaaatttaatttttagatagaATATTGCTTCGTTAGTTTAATATTTAACAGCACATGTGATTTTTACAATTATGAAAGataaaagtatatatttgataaaaattaaaattcattatataattcatatatagaaaaaaattcaattttttttttttatcattaaccCTTGAAAAAAACGCCTTATGATTTACTTTTCACCTTTTTAAGCTCTCTATGctttagtttagtttttttttttctttttcagaaaGAACAAAATGCTATAGCAGATGAAAGAGAGGTcttttataaaaacaaaaagtaaaagcacataaattttaaatgcaaaaaataaaacaaatgtaCTGTCTTTAAAAATGATTCAAACAATTGAatgctaaaaaatataatactcAAACAACGGGAGAGTAGatgaaatttattcaaatttaaatagtttttgataaaacgtatttttaataacattaattaatctaatagcaaaatttaattagtaattttgtttCAATGTTAAGGTTGCTTCACtataaattaaacttttttattGTTAGAATATGTTGAGATCAGGGcggaccttccatgaggccCGTAAGGCAGCtgcctcagggcccatgaaaattaatgtatttgggggcccataaattgGAACCCCCCTTTTTGGTAGGAGCCCAGCAGCCCACGGTTTACCCTCTTCCCCTCGAAGCTTCACATTTGCCCCTGCCCTTCTCGCCTTCTCGCTTTCGctgccttctctctctcgctctgtaAGTCCCTCCGTTGTCCTCATCCTTGCGCCTCGCTCGGTCGGTCGGTGGCTCGCCCTCACTCTCGctgcttctttctcttttcgttGCTCTGTCGGATCGTCGCCCTTCGACCTTGCTTTCTCGCCTCTTGCTGCTCGGTCGGCGTCGGCAGTCGCTCGCCCTCGTGGCCAATCACAGGTGGCTCATTCCTCGTTGCTTAGCTCTCAGTCGACAGTCGCTCCAACTTGACTGCTTGTTGCCTTAGATTCGGTCCGGTCCTTGAAACAGATCTGCTTCTCCAGAAGAATCCAGATCTACTTAGCTTAGCTTCAACTTTCACTTTCAACGGTTAGTTTCTCTTTTAcgaatcattttcattttgtttcgtTTGTGATATATTCgaaaatttggattatttgatagtttgcctatgtctattttattgatgttggctgaatctgacaaaaaaaaatttaaatataatctaTAATTCATGGGCCATTTTTACATTTCGCTTCAAAGCCCCCAAATCTCATATACGTCACTAGTTGAGATTAGACTTGAAAGATGGCATGGTTGGATTTGGTTGTTAGCATTATGGTTGTAAtcaatttatctaattttttttaactaattaattaacttttcCATGCAGCTCAACGTGCCAAAGAGGTCTTGAAGTCCTTTTTTTAAATTGGGACAGTTACacgttaattttatttatttatcgaTTGGGTTCCAGGTGTCCGTTTCTGATTCCTTAAATCACACAAGAACAAAGACATTATTGGATACACTGTACGGTAGTAGCTCCATCAATTTCGAAAGCAATTGGTTCACACCAATTTCTCAAAAGTTCAACATTATTTCGCATAATTattggatattatttttatagtgGGGAGTGAGAATGGGATATTGCGCTGAAAATGCCACACGCATTAGAATTCTTGGGTTGGGTATGATTAAAAactaacattttatatttaaaaaatttaagctgtggaaaatatatatatatatatatttcgtaTAGAGAATATAATGACCTTATAATTATGAATTAAGATGATTGAAGATTTAATGTCTTAACCCtacttaataaaaattaagcGTAATGTAATTGTTGTCGGATCAAAATCATTCAGTCATCAACCATCCTAATTAAAGCAACTCTATGCAAATCAGGAATGTTGAGCATTAAGTGCTTTACACAAAAGATGAAAGGTCATCATTCATTATTTTGATAACAAGTCCTCAAATGACCTTCCTTGCCCAACTGGACCCCTGGCCTGCTATATGTAGCTCTATACATGTGCTGTGTCAAAAGGGGTAGTAATCATGGCTTCTAATTTTCCCACCTTAATTCAAAAGGGCATCCTATTATTAACACAGGGTGGTTGAACCCTTTAAACAATCATGTAAATGTAGTAAACTAAGCGGCGTTAGTATAATAATAAGGCCGCTGTCTGCAGGAGCAATAGATTATTCACACATCTCACAGAGCCACCGGATTATATATATTAGGCTATCCATCCTCTTTAACTATAATAATAGTATATGATTATGTTGTGCCCAAGAAGAAAAGCATATTAAAAATCACCAAATGGACTCCAAGGAGATGGAAGTGTAAACTGATCATGTGGGAGGTCCAAATGGTTACAAGCCCCATGTGACTTGATTAGGGATAGCGAGGGGTCGCAAATCGCAATCGCATGCATAAACAACAATAAAAGTCCTAATAGAAGTGATGGAAATAAATATCCCAAGCACAAACAGAGAGTCCTCAATTAAAGCGTTAAATCTCTATTTTGTTTTGCCTTGTTGTCAACTGTACAACAAATAGCACCAAAAGTAGTAACAGCATGGCTAGATCAAGATAACAACATAAGTAGATTGAAGATGAGAGAGGCATGCTAGAACATCCAGTTACTAAAAATGTCTAGTTTCTTTGTTCACCCAAAATAATCTGTTTAAACCACAAGGACAAACTAGCAAAAGGAAAATGGCAGGCTAGAAGATTACAGCAGTAAGATATGAGTAAAGAGGCACCTTGTCAATCTTTGGCATGAATTGGTGAAACAGGAAACCAGGCCTCAGCAGCGCCAAGCAGAGACCGAGATGAGCTCCTTTCGCTGCCAGCAGAGAACAAGCGAAGACTGTCTCTTCTCGAAATGGAATCCCCTGACCGGAGTCCTCTTGATCACGCACTCGGCCTGTGATTCTGTGAAATTGCTGAATGGAACTGGGGAGAAACCGGATGACAAGAACAGGGTCCTCCAATGTGGCGTCTTCTCGGGGGAATGGAAGCGACCAACTACAATTTTCTCGATCCCCGGTTGGAGCAAGAACCTCTCAATCTTCTGTAGAGCATCTAGATTCATATGTTCGGCGTCAAGAGACTCGAGCAGGTTCGAGTAAGAGTGGAGGGCGTGAATTACGTGGTTTGCAAATGGGAGGTCTGTTCGGTCACAGCCTCTGTCCACGGACACCATGATTTTTGGGGATAGTTGCTTGACCAATCGGAGGACTAAAGGAAGGGGCAACTGGTAATTGGAGAATGAGCCGACTGGGAGATTAACGGCAACTGCCTCGTTGTCATTGACGTGAATGGGCAATGACCATGAAGCCGAATTCAGGGAATCAAGGCTTAAGATATTGAACTCGAATGCCATGTTGATTTCCCCGGCAAAATGGTTCAAATTCTCTCTAGTGAGGCCGAGCTCGAGCTGGTCATGGGTCGATGGAGAGGCAAAGGCAGTGATCCTAAGCGAGGGTGCGCCCCCGCTTCTCATGGCGAGCTCCTGCATTAGAGAAGCCCATTGGCCGCCATAGCCAATGTCAAAATCCACAATATGGATGCGATCAAAGCCTTCTAACACTTCGAGGAGGGCTTGGTTGCAAGTGAAATTGGCGAACTGGAGCAGGGGTGAGATTTCGGAGAAGGACTTGTAAGCACCAATCTTCATGATGAGATTAAAGGGTGAACTGGGATTCAAAGTGGTGTTATGTTGGTGGAGCAGCAATTGCAGCGCCTCTTTGCAAAAGAAAGCAGCCCTGTGAAAAGGCTTGCCAATGGGGGTGAGCTGGTGATTGAGCCGCGCCAATATCCCGTGCGCGTGGACCGAGTTTCCGGCCTGGACCAGCTCGGCAGCCTTGTATATCTGGTCGACTATGGCCTGCTGCTGGTGTCCCATTTCGTCTCTGGACGGTTTGGGCTTCACCCCCATCGCCGGCCTAGGCTGCAGATACTGAGGCAACAATTGGGGTTGAGGCTGAAGCATCGGCTCGGCGCCGCCAAGATTGTGCCTCTTGGCCTGCGGTGGCAAAACGAGGTGCGGGTCTTGTTGTTGGGCGTACTGCAGCGGCAAGAAGAAGGCTGGATTTGGGGCATTCTGAGCGGCTTGGTGGTGGTTGATTAGTAATTGGGGATTGAAAATCTGTGGCTTTATATCTGCACATTCGAGGGCTTGCTGGCGTTGAGAAAATGGGGAGAAGATGGGGTTTGGAGGCTTGAAATTTACGAGAGGGGGGGATGGATTTGGAGGGGCCAAACCAAGCTTTTCATTGCCGAATTTGTGGGTAAATCCAGAAGATATGGGGAGATGGTGGTTAACAGTATCCGCTGCCAAATTGCCGGCCCCGGAGCCATCTGGGTCTAGCCCAAAACCTTGATCCA from the Diospyros lotus cultivar Yz01 unplaced genomic scaffold, ASM1463336v1 superscaf1, whole genome shotgun sequence genome contains:
- the LOC127793192 gene encoding LOW QUALITY PROTEIN: scarecrow-like protein 27 (The sequence of the model RefSeq protein was modified relative to this genomic sequence to represent the inferred CDS: inserted 3 bases in 2 codons), encoding MLLTLPFDFEREGNLDFLAPSPSSSSLLSGYYSHPFELKRDKKEGCFLGGEPSSVLDTIVTPTPSPPTSTLSGGGGAGGAGSTDTAGVAAISGNPSQKWPPSAAXDPSNCLNVGVEISAPPAVLDIATAAAAEKCGLGMENWENMLTETAAASPSQEQSILRWIMGDMDDPSXGLNKLLQSGGGGPDHHFDFNGCFGSVDQGFGLDPDGSGAGNLAADTVNHHLPISSGFTHKFGNEKLGLAPPNPSPPLVNFKPPNPIFSPFSQRQQALECADIKPQIFNPQLLINHHQAAQNAPNPAFFLPLQYAQQQDPHLVLPPQAKRHNLGGAEPMLQPQPQLLPQYLQPRPAMGVKPKPSRDEMGHQQQAIVDQIYKAAELVQAGNSVHAHGILARLNHQLTPIGKPFHRAAFFCKEALQLLLHQHNTTLNPSSPFNLIMKIGAYKSFSEISPLLQFANFTCNQALLEVLEGFDRIHIVDFDIGYGGQWASLMQELAMRSGGAPSLRITAFASPSTHDQLELGLTRENLNHFAGEINMAFEFNILSLDSLNSASWSLPIHVNDNEAVAVNLPVGSFSNYQLPLPLVLRLVKQLSPKIMVSVDRGCDRTDLPFANHVIHALHSYSNLLESLDAEHMNLDALQKIERFLLQPGIEKIVVGRFHSPEKTPHWRTLFLSSGFSPVPFSNFTESQAECVIKRTPVRGFHFEKRQSSLVLCWQRKELISVSAWRC